DNA sequence from the Eptesicus fuscus isolate TK198812 chromosome 7, DD_ASM_mEF_20220401, whole genome shotgun sequence genome:
AAAATCAACAAACCTGGGTGTTTGTAACTCCAGCGCAATCTGATGCACCCCAAGAGACAACCAAAGCACCCCAAGAGACAACCAAAGCAGCCCAGGAGACAACCAATGCAGCCCAGGAGCCAAACGAGGAGCAAGAAAATCCCCTGGGTAAGTCTCTGTCTCTATAACAGATACAACCCCGAGAAATCTCTGGCAGCAGGTCTATATGGTGGCTCTGTGCACAAAGACAAGCCCAGAAGAAgcagacattcattcattcacctgaACACAACGCACAAATGAGGTGAACACTGCACCCTAACACAGAGTCTCTGCAATAGTAGATTTTGCTGCCTCACTATACATGGTTTCTTTCCTGGCCCACTCATTTTCCTATGAGAGAGAAGCTGGGCCCCTCAGCAAAACTTCCGCACTTTAGGAATTTATACAAGGATAGTGGGGGTagagaggaagaggtgggaaCTCTCTTTAAATGACATGGCTTTTCTGCTGATGTGATTCTCTTGCTCCAAAATTAGAATCCGCGATAAAGAAGGGTATCATGGACATAAAAAAGGCCattgaagaggggaaaaaaaagttgggTGATAGAATTCGAAATGGAAAAGATCAAATTAAAGGTGAGTGCATCCTAAGGCAAAGCCTTGTGGGAACGGGAGTACtcaccagccaccagccaccagccAAGTGGAGAGGTGGGAAAGATCATGCCCCCACCATCACCCTACACAGGATATCTGGGACTACCTCAGCCCCTCTCCATTgaaatttccttcatttgtgcCTTCAAATGGCTCAAATTTCTCATCCACATTCAAAATGCATGGTTGTCTGATACCAGATGCCCCTGGGGTCCTACCCCCAACCTTCCCACTGCAGAGTCTGCTTgctcatttcccttcctctcactcctgCCCAGGTTGGGGGATAGGGCTCTTCCTTTGCCCTCCGGTGAATctaacctccctccctctgacttCTTTGTCAGGCCCTCAGGGGCGAAGTGAGGTTGGAAAGAAGATTGAGTTGAGGATGGAATGGGTGGGTGGTGCTTGGGGCCCTTCAAGCCTCATTCTCATCTCTGTTTTCTTCCAGAGGAAATTGGCTTACTGATGCAAAAATGGGCTCCACGCAGACCGATCTTTCCATAAGCTGTAAAGAATGGGATCTGGGAATTTAACGCCTTAAACATGTGTACAGCTCAGAGCAATTAAATTGAAAGCATATTTGTTGTGTGCCTGTGTTCTGTTGGGTGagcctgagggagagggagaaaattcCTGCCTGGAGCCCATACACTGAGCCAGTCACAGCCCACTTTCAGGACACGGCCTCTAACAAGCCCTATTAGTCACACTGAGCCATAGCCACATGTGGTGGGCCTCCTGCTCCAAATGCCACTCGATTCGGTCTGCCTCCTTCTTCTTCACACAGGGCTCCTAGTGACATTTGAGCAGTTCCAAAAATTAAATCAACCTCCAAAGAGCCAGGATTTGTCATCCTGAA
Encoded proteins:
- the LACRT gene encoding extracellular glycoprotein lacritin; this translates as MRFTALLLLAALAGALVCAQDATTGPTQAAEVPENTQSDAPQETTKAPQETTKAAQETTNAAQEPNEEQENPLESAIKKGIMDIKKAIEEGKKKLGDRIRNGKDQIKEEIGLLMQKWAPRRPIFP